Proteins co-encoded in one Streptomyces diastaticus subsp. diastaticus genomic window:
- a CDS encoding SDR family oxidoreductase, whose protein sequence is MRRSPAGAVVTGAGRGLGRMLAALLVGRGHRVLVTDIDEDAARTTATGLGPDVLWAGVDVRDEAQVDAARDRIAAEAGRLDLWVNNAGVLATGPAWEQAPDVRRLMLEVNALGTVNGTVAAIEAMRGTGGHILNVVSLAGLTPVPGEAVYAASKHAAIGFSLSTLADLRLAGIKEIDISCVCPDGIWTPMLHDRLDDPASALSFSGKLLEPEEVVDAVGKVLDRPRPVTATPAWRGLQVRLADALPSFGLRALPLAVARGRRVQRKMLAKSARRG, encoded by the coding sequence ATGAGGCGCTCCCCCGCCGGGGCGGTGGTCACCGGAGCGGGCCGGGGGCTGGGCCGGATGCTCGCGGCACTGCTGGTCGGACGCGGCCACCGCGTGCTGGTCACCGACATCGACGAGGACGCGGCGCGCACCACGGCCACCGGGCTCGGGCCCGATGTGCTGTGGGCCGGCGTCGACGTGCGTGACGAGGCCCAGGTCGACGCGGCGCGGGACCGCATCGCGGCCGAGGCGGGACGCCTGGACCTGTGGGTCAACAACGCCGGCGTCCTCGCGACCGGGCCGGCCTGGGAACAGGCGCCGGACGTGCGGCGCCTGATGCTGGAGGTGAACGCCCTCGGCACGGTCAACGGCACGGTCGCCGCGATCGAGGCGATGCGGGGCACGGGCGGGCACATCCTCAACGTCGTGTCGCTCGCCGGTCTGACCCCGGTACCGGGTGAGGCGGTCTACGCCGCCTCCAAGCACGCCGCGATCGGCTTCAGCCTGAGCACCCTCGCCGACCTGCGCCTCGCCGGGATCAAGGAGATCGACATCTCCTGCGTCTGCCCCGACGGCATCTGGACCCCGATGCTCCACGACAGACTCGACGATCCCGCCTCCGCGCTCTCCTTCTCCGGCAAGCTGCTCGAACCCGAGGAAGTCGTCGACGCCGTCGGCAAGGTCCTGGACCGCCCGCGCCCGGTCACCGCGACGCCGGCCTGGCGCGGGCTGCAGGTGCGTCTGGCGGACGCCCTTCCCTCGTTCGGGCTGCGCGCCCTGCCCCTCGCGGTCGCGCGCGGCAGACGGGTGCAGCGCAAGATGCTGGCGAAGTCCGCTCGTCGCGGGTGA
- a CDS encoding sensor histidine kinase has product MWPARRIVGESALSLLLMLVAAGFGVLGDRGVVETVGVALGVGLLSVLRRVLPATVLLVSSVGSVTLPGAGPLIVIAAWSAGRRIGGLGRAAGVFALAYGLSLGLSVAWEPTLLSPSLLALSGLWLLVSLIVPGLAGRYWSQRRTLTDTLYEYNAQLIRERAMIAGHARIRERQRIAQDMHDSLGHQLALIAVHTGALEVDQELTGRQREAVGVLRAASVAAMHELRDVVGLLRDGTETPGPDGAEPAPDGDGEDPGTPSRGVAGVDSLVDTSRRAGTPVELRRSGEVRPLAPTADHAAYRVVQEGLTNAHKHAPGASITVGLRYEEDSLVVEVTNRPAAEPAPGSVAHGGQGLTGLEERARLVGGMVHAGRTADGGFRLAGVLPYTSPGVAQATFVAAPDDFRPQIPAGSFGEMGPVIDGNGLPKELAKAMSRNKRGSGIAIGCGVAALIAVLLLAALIVGGVFLFREADEAMIEPKQYDAVKVGQSEAEVRRQLPDGDSFLTSGVEKGAPPVPEGARCLTLLSTEFGSSWDAEPVFRFCFKDGELVEKKSFEVES; this is encoded by the coding sequence ATGTGGCCTGCCCGGCGCATCGTGGGGGAATCGGCGCTGTCCCTGCTCCTGATGCTGGTGGCGGCCGGTTTCGGAGTGCTGGGCGACCGGGGCGTGGTCGAGACCGTCGGCGTCGCGCTGGGCGTCGGGCTGCTGTCGGTGCTGCGCCGGGTGCTTCCCGCGACCGTACTGCTGGTGTCCTCGGTCGGTTCGGTGACGCTCCCGGGCGCCGGCCCGCTCATAGTGATCGCCGCGTGGTCGGCCGGGCGGCGGATCGGCGGCCTCGGCAGGGCGGCCGGGGTCTTCGCCCTCGCGTACGGCCTGTCCCTGGGGCTGTCCGTGGCGTGGGAACCGACGCTGCTCTCCCCGTCGCTCCTGGCACTCAGCGGGCTGTGGCTGCTGGTCTCGCTCATCGTGCCCGGCCTCGCCGGACGCTACTGGTCGCAACGCCGGACGCTGACCGACACCCTCTACGAGTACAACGCCCAGCTCATCCGCGAACGCGCGATGATAGCCGGGCACGCCCGGATCCGGGAGCGTCAGCGCATCGCCCAGGACATGCACGACAGCCTCGGCCACCAGCTCGCGCTGATCGCGGTCCACACCGGCGCACTGGAAGTCGACCAGGAGCTGACCGGACGGCAACGCGAGGCCGTCGGGGTGCTGCGGGCGGCCTCCGTGGCCGCGATGCACGAACTACGCGACGTGGTCGGTCTCCTGCGGGACGGCACCGAGACTCCCGGCCCCGACGGCGCCGAGCCTGCCCCGGACGGGGACGGCGAGGACCCCGGCACCCCGTCACGCGGGGTCGCCGGCGTCGACAGCCTGGTGGACACCTCCCGGCGGGCCGGTACGCCGGTGGAGCTGCGACGCTCCGGCGAGGTGCGCCCGCTCGCCCCGACCGCGGACCACGCCGCCTACCGGGTGGTCCAGGAGGGCCTGACCAACGCCCACAAGCACGCCCCCGGCGCCTCGATCACGGTCGGCCTCCGGTACGAGGAGGACTCCCTGGTCGTCGAGGTCACCAACCGCCCGGCGGCGGAACCGGCACCCGGCAGCGTGGCCCACGGCGGCCAGGGGCTGACCGGGCTGGAGGAGCGGGCCCGGCTCGTCGGCGGCATGGTGCACGCGGGCCGTACGGCGGACGGCGGGTTCCGCCTCGCGGGCGTTCTGCCGTACACCTCGCCGGGCGTGGCCCAAGCGACGTTCGTCGCTGCCCCGGACGACTTTCGCCCACAGATTCCGGCCGGCTCCTTCGGTGAGATGGGACCCGTCATCGACGGGAACGGTCTTCCGAAGGAGCTGGCCAAGGCAATGAGCAGGAACAAGAGGGGCAGCGGCATAGCCATCGGCTGCGGAGTGGCGGCTCTGATCGCCGTACTGCTGTTGGCCGCGCTGATCGTCGGCGGTGTCTTCCTCTTCCGCGAGGCCGACGAGGCCATGATCGAACCGAAGCAGTACGACGCGGTGAAGGTCGGCCAGTCCGAGGCGGAGGTCCGGCGGCAACTCCCCGACGGGGACTCCTTCCTCACCAGTGGCGTGGAGAAGGGCGCACCGCCCGTTCCGGAGGGAGCGCGGTGCCTCACCCTGCTCTCCACGGAGTTCGGCAGCAGCTGGGACGCCGAACCGGTCTTCCGTTTCTGCTTCAAGGACGGTGAACTGGTGGAGAAGAAGTCCTTCGAGGTCGAGAGCTGA
- a CDS encoding AraC family transcriptional regulator, translated as MIRGASLRGFARLVEELGGDPVAFTERFAISPDALTSEEGLVPITAHDLMLDAVSVDLRCADFGLRLACGQDLSVLGRLALAIQASSTVAEALECASRFMFVHSPALSVGVEPDPRGRREVVALTYRKDLRESPYSPQAMELGLALFHRVAVALTGGLAGLRSVELPHQPLSPVSRYAEYFGVGVSFGCPAAALRVERRLLDQEFRGADAAIRRLAVDYLTGHHTDPERLVSTHVRRALAASIGATPAVLGQIARLLSMHPRTLQRRLAAESTSLEAIVDDVRRDIALRHITTTDLPLGQIAAMAGFAEQSGLSHAVRRWEGTSPSRLRRRTRGTF; from the coding sequence ATGATCCGGGGAGCCAGCCTGCGCGGATTCGCACGTCTCGTCGAGGAACTCGGTGGCGACCCGGTGGCATTCACCGAGCGGTTCGCGATCTCCCCGGACGCGCTCACCTCCGAGGAGGGGCTCGTCCCGATCACCGCGCACGACCTGATGCTCGACGCGGTCTCCGTCGATCTGCGGTGCGCCGACTTCGGCCTCCGTCTGGCCTGCGGCCAGGATCTCAGCGTCCTCGGCCGGCTGGCGCTGGCCATCCAGGCGTCGTCCACGGTGGCGGAGGCGCTGGAGTGCGCCTCGCGCTTCATGTTCGTGCACAGCCCCGCTCTGAGCGTCGGCGTGGAACCGGACCCGCGAGGGCGCCGGGAGGTGGTGGCGCTGACCTACCGGAAGGATCTGCGTGAGTCGCCGTACTCCCCCCAGGCCATGGAACTCGGGCTCGCGCTCTTCCACCGGGTGGCGGTGGCGCTGACCGGTGGGCTGGCCGGTCTCCGGTCGGTCGAACTGCCCCACCAGCCCCTCTCGCCGGTGTCCCGGTACGCCGAGTACTTCGGTGTGGGGGTGAGCTTCGGGTGCCCCGCCGCCGCGCTCCGGGTGGAGCGGCGACTGCTCGACCAGGAGTTCCGCGGCGCGGACGCGGCGATCCGCCGGCTCGCCGTGGACTACCTGACCGGCCACCACACCGATCCGGAGCGTCTGGTCTCCACTCACGTCCGCCGAGCCCTGGCCGCGAGCATCGGCGCCACCCCCGCCGTACTCGGCCAGATCGCTCGGCTCCTCTCGATGCACCCCCGCACGTTGCAGCGACGGCTCGCCGCGGAGTCGACCAGCCTCGAGGCGATCGTGGACGACGTGCGGCGGGACATCGCGCTGCGCCACATCACCACCACGGACCTGCCGCTCGGCCAGATCGCGGCGATGGCGGGGTTCGCCGAGCAGTCCGGCCTCAGTCACGCCGTACGGCGGTGGGAGGGCACCAGCCCGTCCCGGCTCCGGCGCCGCACGCGCGGCACCTTCTGA
- a CDS encoding aldo/keto reductase produces MVLNESYTLSNGVGIPKLGLGTWFIDDDKAAQAVRDAVGIGYRNIDTAQAYGNERGVGEGVRAGGIARDELFVSSKLAAEIKNYDDAVAAIDESLVTLGLDHIDLMLIHSPQPWADFRGGDYAEGNRQAWKALEEAYQAGRLRAIGVSNFQRRDVENILSACTVAPQVNQLLVHAGNTPVELMAYCEEKGVLVEAYSPIAHGEILKNPDVRAMADQYSVTIPQLCIRYTLQLGTVSLPKTADPEHMRSNAEVDFVISEDDMATLRGMHARDYGENSAFPVYSGT; encoded by the coding sequence ATGGTCCTGAACGAGAGCTACACCCTCTCCAACGGCGTTGGCATCCCCAAGCTGGGCCTGGGCACCTGGTTCATCGACGACGACAAGGCCGCACAGGCGGTTCGCGACGCCGTCGGGATCGGGTACCGCAACATCGACACCGCACAGGCGTACGGGAACGAGCGGGGAGTCGGAGAGGGCGTGCGCGCCGGCGGCATCGCCCGGGACGAGCTGTTCGTGTCCAGCAAGCTGGCCGCCGAGATCAAGAACTACGACGACGCGGTCGCCGCGATCGACGAGTCTCTGGTGACGCTGGGCCTGGACCACATCGACCTGATGCTGATCCACAGCCCGCAGCCCTGGGCCGACTTCCGCGGCGGAGACTACGCCGAGGGCAACCGCCAGGCGTGGAAGGCGTTGGAAGAGGCGTACCAGGCGGGCAGGCTCCGTGCGATCGGCGTCTCCAACTTCCAGCGGCGGGATGTGGAGAACATCCTCTCCGCCTGCACCGTCGCCCCGCAGGTGAACCAGTTGCTGGTGCACGCGGGCAACACCCCGGTCGAACTCATGGCGTACTGCGAGGAGAAGGGCGTCCTCGTCGAGGCGTACTCGCCGATCGCTCACGGGGAGATCCTCAAGAATCCGGACGTCCGGGCGATGGCCGACCAGTACTCGGTGACCATTCCGCAGCTGTGCATCCGCTACACCCTCCAGCTGGGCACCGTGTCGCTGCCGAAGACCGCCGATCCCGAGCACATGCGGAGCAACGCGGAGGTGGACTTCGTCATCTCCGAGGACGACATGGCCACACTCCGGGGGATGCACGCACGGGACTACGGCGAGAACAGCGCCTTTCCGGTCTACAGCGGCACGTAG
- a CDS encoding FAD-dependent oxidoreductase, with protein sequence MSEPHDTAHDYDVIVVGAGGAGLAASISAAQAGARVLLLEAEDEIGGSTQLSAGLLTASATSVQESLGVDDSPLRMFQHYMDLNGWRVRPGPVRMFCEESGSAVEWLLELGVEIPAQVSRSAHEPGLTRAGVEDVWRGHVPKDQGYGLVQVLDKARARLHVDLALGSRVEDLVVRDGAVQGVVIEGEEATAPAVVIASGGLAADADLVRRFLPDAEVAGDALFVVAAPGCRGDHVGIAERHDLALFGQGWGLLLVTAEFQRYHHWQSGFPPASRIHVGLDGRRCMDEDAPYAVSPGILKDHGGWVWSVFDDDARTSLPPGYADWDADRILEEAAKGVVLRADTLEELAALMDVPADHLTASVTRFNALFANGNDEDFLRHESLAAKGVDPHLAPIATGPFHAVRMLPAELVCTHTGLEVDARTRVLGTDGRALPGLYAAGEAAGGILGERYVGGGNSVAHALVLGRVAGREAAARAAASSPRTEEDPA encoded by the coding sequence ATGTCTGAGCCCCACGACACCGCCCACGACTACGACGTCATCGTCGTCGGCGCCGGCGGCGCCGGCCTGGCCGCCTCGATCTCAGCCGCCCAGGCGGGCGCACGCGTGCTGCTGCTGGAGGCCGAGGACGAGATCGGCGGCTCCACCCAGCTCTCGGCCGGCCTGCTGACCGCCTCGGCCACCAGCGTCCAGGAGAGCCTCGGCGTCGACGACTCGCCGCTGCGCATGTTCCAGCACTACATGGACCTGAACGGCTGGCGGGTCAGGCCGGGCCCCGTCAGGATGTTCTGCGAGGAGTCCGGCAGCGCCGTCGAGTGGCTGCTCGAACTGGGGGTCGAGATACCCGCCCAGGTCTCGCGCAGCGCCCACGAGCCCGGACTGACCCGGGCCGGTGTGGAGGACGTCTGGCGAGGCCACGTTCCGAAGGACCAGGGCTACGGACTGGTGCAGGTGCTCGACAAGGCCCGCGCACGGCTCCACGTCGACCTGGCCCTCGGCAGCCGGGTGGAGGACCTGGTGGTCCGGGACGGCGCCGTCCAAGGCGTCGTCATCGAGGGCGAGGAGGCCACCGCACCGGCCGTCGTCATCGCCAGCGGCGGCCTCGCCGCCGACGCGGACCTGGTCCGCCGGTTCCTTCCCGACGCCGAGGTCGCGGGCGACGCGCTGTTCGTGGTGGCCGCACCCGGCTGCCGGGGCGACCACGTCGGCATCGCCGAGCGGCACGACCTCGCCCTTTTCGGCCAGGGCTGGGGCCTGCTCCTGGTGACCGCCGAGTTCCAGCGGTACCACCACTGGCAGAGCGGATTCCCGCCCGCCTCCCGCATCCACGTCGGCCTCGACGGCCGGCGCTGCATGGACGAGGACGCCCCGTACGCCGTCAGCCCGGGCATCCTCAAGGACCATGGGGGCTGGGTCTGGTCCGTCTTCGACGACGACGCCCGCACCTCGCTGCCCCCCGGCTACGCCGACTGGGACGCCGACCGGATCCTGGAGGAGGCCGCCAAGGGCGTCGTCCTGCGCGCCGACACCCTCGAGGAACTCGCGGCCCTGATGGACGTGCCCGCGGACCACCTGACCGCGAGCGTCACCCGTTTCAACGCGCTGTTCGCCAACGGGAACGACGAGGACTTCCTGCGCCACGAATCCCTCGCCGCCAAGGGCGTCGACCCGCACCTCGCCCCGATCGCGACCGGACCGTTCCACGCGGTACGGATGCTCCCCGCCGAACTGGTCTGCACCCACACCGGCCTCGAGGTGGACGCCCGCACCCGTGTGCTCGGCACCGACGGCCGGGCCCTGCCGGGCCTGTACGCGGCCGGGGAGGCCGCCGGCGGAATCCTCGGCGAACGCTACGTCGGCGGCGGCAACTCCGTCGCCCACGCGCTGGTACTCGGCCGGGTCGCCGGCCGCGAGGCGGCCGCCCGCGCCGCCGCGTCATCACCCAGGACCGAGGAGGACCCCGCATGA
- a CDS encoding LacI family DNA-binding transcriptional regulator, with protein MTLKTIADSLGVSVKTVSRALAGKDSVGEELRARIRAEADRLGYVPNSIARSLVSGSAMTLGMVITHPANPFYSLLISAVEERCRANGYSLLLMVTEEDLATERNAAEALLRWGVDGAVVIPVQEGAEHWQRLRDSGVPIVLVNRGLEGFACDFVGVDHERGAYEAAGHLLDSGASSVHLLEEDVPFSSAADRRAGFRRALTERGLPEDDAVTLVPQSVEGRRVLPWEPDAAYRCAQQLVSRLEPGAAVLAGSDYFALGLYRALAEKGIDVPAHVAVIGHGDMPFAAYLRPALASVRPPADEIGARAADLLFERIQGSTAPETSIWLPPELKVRASAGGRNPHGSN; from the coding sequence GTGACACTCAAGACAATCGCCGACTCGCTCGGGGTTTCCGTGAAGACCGTGTCGCGTGCCCTGGCGGGCAAGGACTCGGTCGGCGAGGAGCTGCGCGCACGCATCCGCGCCGAGGCCGACCGGCTCGGCTACGTGCCCAACTCGATCGCCAGGTCACTGGTGTCCGGCTCGGCGATGACGCTGGGCATGGTCATCACCCACCCGGCCAACCCGTTCTACTCACTGCTGATCAGCGCCGTCGAGGAGCGCTGCCGGGCGAACGGCTACTCGCTGCTGCTCATGGTCACCGAGGAGGACCTGGCCACGGAGCGGAACGCGGCCGAGGCACTCCTGCGGTGGGGCGTGGACGGTGCCGTGGTGATTCCCGTCCAGGAGGGCGCGGAGCACTGGCAGCGACTGCGGGACTCCGGGGTGCCGATCGTTCTGGTCAACCGTGGACTGGAGGGCTTCGCCTGCGATTTCGTCGGTGTCGACCACGAGCGGGGGGCGTACGAAGCCGCCGGCCATCTGCTCGACTCCGGTGCTTCCAGCGTCCACCTGCTGGAGGAGGACGTGCCGTTCTCCTCGGCGGCCGACCGGCGCGCGGGCTTCCGGCGCGCACTCACCGAACGCGGCCTCCCGGAGGACGACGCCGTCACCCTGGTGCCGCAGTCCGTGGAGGGGCGGCGCGTACTGCCGTGGGAGCCCGATGCCGCCTACCGGTGCGCCCAGCAGTTGGTGAGCAGGCTCGAACCGGGTGCGGCGGTACTGGCGGGCAGTGACTACTTCGCCCTTGGCCTGTACCGCGCACTGGCGGAGAAGGGCATCGACGTACCCGCCCACGTCGCGGTGATCGGTCACGGCGACATGCCCTTCGCCGCCTACCTCCGACCGGCGCTGGCCAGCGTCCGCCCGCCGGCCGACGAGATCGGAGCGCGCGCCGCGGACCTGCTGTTCGAGCGCATCCAGGGCTCGACGGCACCAGAAACGAGCATCTGGCTTCCGCCGGAGCTGAAGGTCCGCGCCTCGGCCGGTGGCCGGAACCCCCATGGATCGAACTGA
- a CDS encoding glutathione-independent formaldehyde dehydrogenase, whose product MKAVVYKEPFKVAVEQVEDPRIQDPTDALVRITSTAICGSDLHMYEGRTAAEAGIVFGHENMGIVEEVGQGVAGVKPGDRVSMPFNVACGFCRNCLAGRTAFCLTVNPGFAGGAYGYVSMGPYGGGQAEYLRVPFADFNCLRLPPGTEHEDDFAMLADIFPTGYHATELAQVSPGETVVVSGAGPVGLMAAYSALLRGASKVFVIDKVPSRLALAEQIGAIPVDYSKVDAVEQITEQTDGDGADKGIDAVGYQATAQEGEEQPAVVLNSLVKAVRPTGMLGVVGLYVPSDPGAPNEDAAHGRLLFNIGEFWEKGLRMATGQANVKAYNQQLRDLIIAGRASPSFVVSKRLPLEDAPDAYRRFDKREDGYSKVVLQPGLSAA is encoded by the coding sequence ATGAAGGCCGTCGTGTACAAGGAACCGTTCAAGGTCGCCGTCGAACAGGTCGAGGACCCCCGCATCCAGGACCCCACCGACGCGTTGGTCCGGATCACCTCCACCGCGATCTGCGGCTCAGACCTCCACATGTACGAGGGGCGCACGGCCGCAGAAGCCGGCATCGTCTTCGGACACGAGAACATGGGGATCGTCGAGGAGGTCGGCCAGGGAGTCGCCGGCGTCAAGCCGGGGGACCGGGTCAGCATGCCGTTCAACGTGGCCTGCGGGTTCTGCAGGAACTGCCTGGCGGGCCGCACCGCCTTCTGCCTCACCGTCAACCCCGGCTTCGCCGGGGGTGCCTACGGCTATGTGTCCATGGGCCCCTACGGCGGCGGGCAGGCGGAGTACCTGAGGGTGCCGTTCGCCGACTTCAACTGCCTGCGGTTGCCGCCCGGCACCGAGCACGAGGACGATTTCGCCATGCTCGCCGACATCTTCCCCACCGGATACCACGCCACCGAGCTGGCCCAGGTCAGTCCGGGCGAGACGGTGGTGGTCTCCGGCGCCGGGCCGGTCGGGCTGATGGCTGCCTACTCGGCGCTGCTGCGGGGGGCGTCGAAGGTGTTCGTGATCGACAAGGTGCCGAGCCGGCTGGCGCTCGCCGAGCAGATCGGCGCGATACCCGTCGACTACAGCAAGGTGGACGCGGTGGAGCAGATCACCGAGCAGACCGACGGGGACGGGGCCGACAAGGGCATCGACGCTGTCGGCTACCAGGCCACCGCGCAGGAAGGCGAGGAGCAGCCGGCGGTCGTCCTCAACAGCCTCGTGAAGGCCGTCCGGCCCACCGGCATGCTCGGAGTCGTCGGCCTGTACGTGCCTTCCGACCCCGGCGCTCCGAACGAGGACGCCGCACACGGCCGGCTGCTGTTCAACATCGGCGAGTTCTGGGAGAAGGGGCTGCGGATGGCCACCGGGCAGGCCAACGTCAAGGCGTACAACCAGCAGTTGCGCGACCTCATCATCGCCGGCCGCGCCTCACCGAGCTTCGTCGTCTCCAAGCGGCTGCCCCTGGAGGACGCTCCGGACGCCTACCGGCGTTTCGACAAGCGGGAGGACGGCTACTCGAAGGTCGTGCTCCAGCCCGGCCTGAGCGCTGCCTGA
- a CDS encoding FAD-dependent oxidoreductase, translated as MTVYEQGREIPVVADVDVLVVGGGPAGVCAAVAAARAGASTFLVERHGFLGGMWTAGMVLTLAGYNSWLRPYQRCVEGVPAEWLARAAEQNGAVDGDGWVLNSDPEVMKRVADEMIEAEGIGLLLHSWGARPIVEDGAVRGVYVENVDGRRAVRASVTVDCTGNGDVVAGAGSDWVKGNTLQPMTMPFRVGNVSPDPEREHNASVRIPIGPEATLLKQPLLGRYASTRRDIDLDVDAMREARTRGELPPFGGPWFGGMEKDIAWVNTTRVVGDASDADELTRAEITGRKDSVVLLEALREHSPAFAEGRLLHTSTQIGVRETRRLVGAYTLTGEDIRANTRFDDSIAVGCWPIDVHQAGDVGVHAMYVPLPYEIPYRTLLPQKTDGLLVAGRCISVDREALGSARVGATCAATGQAAGVAAALAATGKKQPRELDTNEIRTAIRDQGGRVTPPAHADSAGGPDARL; from the coding sequence ATGACGGTGTATGAACAGGGCCGGGAGATCCCGGTGGTGGCCGACGTGGATGTCCTGGTCGTCGGCGGCGGACCGGCCGGGGTGTGCGCCGCCGTCGCCGCGGCGCGGGCCGGGGCGAGCACCTTCCTCGTGGAGCGGCACGGCTTCCTCGGCGGCATGTGGACCGCGGGCATGGTCCTCACGCTCGCCGGATACAACTCCTGGCTGCGGCCGTACCAGCGGTGCGTGGAGGGCGTCCCCGCGGAATGGCTGGCCCGCGCCGCGGAGCAGAACGGCGCGGTCGACGGCGACGGCTGGGTGCTGAACTCCGATCCGGAGGTCATGAAGCGCGTCGCCGACGAGATGATCGAGGCCGAGGGCATCGGCCTCCTGCTGCACAGCTGGGGCGCCCGCCCCATCGTCGAGGACGGCGCCGTGCGGGGCGTGTACGTCGAGAACGTCGACGGCCGACGTGCCGTCCGGGCCTCGGTCACCGTGGACTGCACCGGCAACGGCGACGTCGTGGCCGGCGCGGGCTCCGACTGGGTCAAGGGCAACACCCTGCAGCCCATGACCATGCCGTTCCGGGTGGGCAACGTGAGCCCGGACCCCGAACGCGAGCACAACGCGTCGGTGCGGATACCCATCGGCCCCGAGGCGACGCTGCTGAAGCAGCCGCTGCTGGGACGGTACGCCTCCACCCGCAGGGACATCGACCTGGACGTGGACGCCATGAGGGAGGCCAGGACCCGCGGTGAGCTGCCGCCGTTCGGCGGCCCGTGGTTCGGCGGCATGGAGAAGGACATCGCCTGGGTCAACACCACCCGGGTGGTGGGCGACGCGTCCGACGCGGACGAACTCACCCGCGCGGAGATCACCGGCCGCAAGGACTCCGTCGTCCTCCTCGAAGCCCTGCGCGAGCACAGCCCCGCCTTCGCTGAGGGACGGCTGCTGCACACGAGCACCCAGATCGGCGTCCGCGAGACCCGGCGCCTCGTCGGCGCCTACACGCTCACCGGCGAGGACATACGCGCCAACACCCGGTTCGACGACAGCATCGCCGTCGGCTGCTGGCCGATCGACGTGCACCAGGCCGGCGACGTCGGCGTCCACGCCATGTACGTACCGCTCCCGTACGAGATTCCCTACCGCACCCTGCTGCCGCAGAAGACCGACGGCCTGCTCGTGGCCGGCCGGTGCATCTCGGTGGACCGCGAGGCGCTCGGATCGGCACGGGTGGGTGCCACCTGCGCAGCCACCGGCCAGGCCGCCGGTGTGGCCGCCGCCCTCGCGGCGACCGGCAAGAAGCAGCCGCGGGAGCTGGACACCAATGAGATCAGGACAGCGATCCGCGACCAGGGCGGCCGCGTGACACCGCCGGCACACGCGGACTCGGCGGGAGGACCCGATGCGCGACTGTGA
- a CDS encoding nuclear transport factor 2 family protein: protein MSRADDRFAIQDVLFRYARAVDRLDHDAIAACYFDDAVDVHGGYTGDAAGLVEDIRARHRTIDSSQHFITNVLVEFTGEHSADVESYCLCFLRQQPAEPGGEQDLAVIRCRYVDRFERRDGSWGIADRVVVFDESRVVPMTDGLNPDWVASRRDGTDPVYTWGHRSPA, encoded by the coding sequence ATGAGCCGCGCCGACGACCGATTCGCGATCCAGGACGTCCTGTTCCGGTACGCCCGCGCGGTGGACCGGCTCGACCACGACGCCATCGCCGCCTGCTACTTCGACGACGCGGTCGACGTCCACGGCGGGTACACGGGCGACGCCGCCGGACTCGTCGAGGACATCCGCGCCCGGCACCGCACCATCGACTCCTCCCAGCACTTCATCACCAACGTCCTCGTGGAGTTCACCGGGGAGCACAGCGCCGACGTCGAGTCGTACTGCCTCTGCTTCCTGCGGCAGCAACCCGCCGAGCCCGGCGGGGAGCAGGACCTGGCGGTCATCCGCTGCCGGTACGTCGACCGGTTCGAGCGGCGTGACGGTTCCTGGGGCATCGCCGACCGGGTCGTCGTGTTCGACGAGTCGCGCGTCGTCCCCATGACCGACGGCCTGAACCCCGACTGGGTCGCCTCGCGACGCGACGGCACCGATCCCGTGTACACCTGGGGGCACCGCAGCCCCGCATAG
- a CDS encoding response regulator transcription factor, with protein MIRVLVTDDEPLIRAGIRMILSSAEDIEVVAEAANGREAVELARTHHIDVALLDIQMPVMDGLTALAELRRAAPRVHVLILTTFGERQNVLRALSGGGAGFLLKDSAPAELLRAVRAAAAGEAYLSPGATRHVVDSLASGGTAHREEQARRRLEKLTDREREVLALLGEGLSNADAGQRIHMSEATVKTYVSRILAKLECENRVQAALLARDAGLGE; from the coding sequence GTGATCAGGGTTCTGGTGACGGATGACGAGCCGCTGATCCGGGCGGGCATCCGGATGATCCTCTCCTCGGCAGAGGACATCGAGGTCGTCGCCGAGGCGGCGAACGGCCGCGAGGCCGTCGAACTCGCCCGGACCCACCACATCGACGTGGCGCTGCTCGACATCCAGATGCCGGTCATGGACGGCCTGACCGCCCTGGCCGAACTGCGGCGGGCGGCGCCACGGGTGCACGTGCTGATCCTGACCACGTTCGGCGAACGGCAGAACGTCCTCCGCGCCCTGAGCGGCGGCGGCGCGGGCTTCCTCCTGAAGGACTCGGCACCCGCGGAACTCCTGCGCGCGGTACGGGCGGCAGCGGCGGGCGAGGCGTACCTGTCACCCGGCGCCACCCGCCACGTGGTGGATTCCCTGGCATCCGGCGGCACCGCCCACCGCGAGGAACAGGCCCGCCGCCGACTGGAGAAGCTGACGGACCGGGAGCGGGAGGTCCTGGCGCTGCTGGGCGAGGGCCTGTCGAACGCGGACGCCGGCCAGCGCATCCACATGAGCGAGGCCACGGTCAAGACCTACGTGAGCCGCATCCTCGCCAAGCTGGAGTGCGAGAACAGGGTGCAGGCCGCGTTGCTGGCGCGGGACGCGGGGCTGGGGGAGTGA